CATCGGGGGGTGCATCGGGACGTCCAACGTGGAGGCGGGACGGCAGTTCGGCATCACCGTCTACGGGACCGCCGCCCACTCCTGGATCATGACCTTCGAAAGCGAGTTGGAGGCCTTCCGTGCCTACCATCGTGTTTTCCCCGGGAGCACCACGCTGTTGCTGGACACCTTCGACCCCGTTGAGGCTGCCAAGCTGGCCACCAGGATAGGACCGTCTCTGAAGGGAGTTCGGCTCGACAGCGGCAACCTGGCCGATCAGGCGAGGCGAGTCCGCGGTATCCTGGACGAGGCTGGAATGACGGAAACGAGGATCATGCTCAGCGGGGACCTGAACGAATTCCGAATCGCTTCGCTGGTCGAAGCCGGGGTACCCGTGGATCTCTTCGGCGTCGGGAACGAACTGGTCAACTCGCCGGACGCGCCGTCCCTGAGCGGCGTTTACAAGCTATGCGCGCTGGAAACGCCTTCCGGTACGCGGCCGGTCTTCAAACTGAGCGAGGGGAAGCAGACCCGGCCCTATGCAAAGCAGGTGTGGCGGCGGCGCGACGGGCACGGGGAGTTCGTGGAGGACCGGGTAACCCGGGACGGCGAACCGGCCGGATCCCCGGAATGGGAACCCCTGCTCGGCCCTGTCATGCGCGGCGGCCGCCTTGAAGGTCCGATGCCGGACCTGTCCGCTTCCGGCAGCAGGGCGAAATCACAACTGGACAGCCTCCCCGCACGCTACAAACGAAGGGAAGACGCGGCGGCCTATCCCGTCCGGTTCAGTGCTCAACTTTCCGCTAATCGATAAGGAGGACCCGTGCGTTACAAACGAGTATTGGTCAAACTCAGCGGCGGTGCGCTATCGGGTCAAAATCCCTGGGGATTCGATCCTTCCGCCATCGAGTACATTGCCAGCGAGGTCATGAAGCTCCATGCCGTGGGTGTCGAGGTGGGCATCGTGGCGGGCGGTGGCAACATATTCAAGGGCGAACTGGGTCAGGACTGGGGCATCGAGCGGGCGGAGGCCGACAACATCGGCATGATCGCGACCGTGATCAACAGCATGATGCTCCGGGGCGCTCTGACCTCGCGCGGTGCGGGCGACGTCCGGGTCATGACCGCCATCCCCATCAACACCGTGGCCGAACCCTATATCCGGCTCCGGGCCGTCCGGCATCTGGAGCACGGCTGCATTGTACTCCTCGCCGCCGGCACCGGGAATCCGTACGTGACCACGGACTATCCTTCGGTACTACGCGCCCTGGAACTCCGGACCGAAGTCCTGCTTTCGGCCAAGAACGGCACCGACGGGATCTATACGAGCGATCCCCGGGAAAACCCGGACGCCCGCAGGTACAAGGTCATCAGCTACGACTCGGTCATCCAGCACGATCTCAAGGTCATGGACCAGACGGCCGTGCTGTTGGCCCGCGACAACGGGCTGCCGATTCACGTTTTCGACTTCAACTCGCCCGGCGCCATGGAACGGATCTGCCGTGGCGAGGACCTCGGCAGCCTCATCACAAGGGGGACGGACCAGTTCGCCTGACCACGACCGATTCACCAGGACAACGCCCAATCCATCAACATGACGCCAATCCGTTTTCTCGGTATTTTATTGTTGTTATGCGCCGTCCTCCGGGGCGACCGCCCCGCGGCACAGGAACCGCCCTTCGCGCTGGAGAATTTCTACAAGGGCGTATCCTGGGTGGGCGGCCGTTGGGAGATGCCGGAAGACGCCCTGCCCGCGGCCCGAGAACTGGGCATCGAATGGCTGGCGCTTACGCCCTTCGGATGGATGGAAAACCACACTACGCCGTCCGTGCGGTTGAACCGGCGCGGACGATTCTGGGGGGAGACCGACCAGGGACTGCGGACTACGGCCAGGAAGGCCAGGGCACTGGGATTCCGATTGATGCTCAAGCCTCACCTCTGGCTGACCCGGCCCGTGGACGACGGCTGGATAGGCGTGATCGATTTCACTACGGAGGCGGAGTGGCGCCAGTGGGAGGAGGATTACCGGACTTTCATCCTGCACTACGCCGAACTGGCGCAGGCGGAAGACATGGACATCCTCTGCATTGCCACGGAACTTTCGAATCCGGTGCGGTCCCGTCCGCGATTCTGGAAGTCGCTCATCGCGGAAATCAGGACGGTCTACGACGGGAAGCTCACCTACGCGGCGAACTGGCACGGGGACTACGACGTGGTCGAGTTGTGGCCCCACCTCGACTACATCGGCGTCAACGCCTATTTTCCCCTGACCGACCGGCATGGACCGAGCGTCACCGAAATCATGTCCGGGTGGGAACCCCATATCGAAAACATCGGCCGGCTGGCCGATACGCACGGAAAACCCGTGCTTTTCACGGAAGTCGGTTACAAGAATTCACCCGGGTCGACCATCCGGCCCTGGGAATGGCCGCCGAGAAGGCGGAACCGGCGCGGGGAAATCAACCCGGAAGTCCATCAGGTCGATCCGAACGAGCAGGTCAACGCCTACGAAGCCCTGTTCCGGACCGTCGGCAAGGTGCCCTGGTTCCGGGGAATGTTTATCTGGAAATGGTACCCGGACGCGAGCCGTATCACCGAGGACAGGATTGAATTCAGTCCCCAGAACAAAGAAGCGGAGCGGGTGCTGCGCCGATGGTACGCCGTCCCGTGATGAGCGTGCCGTCTCGTGATGATTGCATGATAAAGGCCACCTGCGGCCCGCGCACTGCGTGACGCCCTGAATTTCAACCGGAACAGGATGACGACATGCCGAAGCATTTTCGCTACCGTTCGATCGAGGATCTGCAACAGGATATCGATCGCCTCGGATTGAACGAAGATATCCCGCTGACCGAGGACCTCGATCCGCTCTGGCGCCCCATCCGGTTCGGGGACCGCACGATCGGCAACTCCATGGCCGTGCACCCCATGGAGGGATGCGACGGGCACCTGGACGGCTCGCCCGACGAGCTGGTATTCCGCCGGTGGAGGCTGTTTGGCGAGGGCGGGGCCAAACTGATCTGGGGAGAGGCCACGGCCGTGACGGAGGAAGCCCGTGCGAATACCCGGCAACTCTGGTTGCACGATGGCAACGCCGCGTCCTTCGAGGCGCTGCTCGCGCAGACCCGCGAGGCCCACCGGGCCGTCCATGGCCGCGATGACGACCTGGTGATCGGGCTGCAGCTGACCTGCTCGGGTCGTTACAGTTACCGGAAACCGCTGATCGCTTTCCACGATCCCGCCGCCGATCCGGTCACCCTCGTGGACAAGAAGCGCAAGATACCGGTCACCCCGGACTACCCGGTGCTGACGGACGCCGAACTCGGCCGGGTGGAAGATGCCCTCGTAAATACCGCGGTCCTGGCCTGGAAACTGGGATTCGACTTTGTGGACATCAAGCAGTGCCATCGCTACCTGCTTTCCGAACTCCTGGCCGCACGGCTCCGGGACGGCGATTACGGCGGGAGTCTCGAGAACCGGACGCGGCTTGTCCGGAACGTGATCGGACGCATTCGCGAAGAAACGAAGGACGAACTGCCGTTGGCAACCCGGATGAACGTATACGACGGCATACCGTACACCACCGACCCGGATACGGGCACAGGCACGCCCCGCGCACCTTACCCCGTACCCTACCTCTCCGGATTCGGCGTGGACACGGACGATCCGCTGCGGGAGGACCTGTCGGAACCGGTCGCGGTGGCCGGCCTGCTCAAGGAGGCCGGGATCGGGATGATCAACGCCACCATGGGAAGCCCCTACTACAATCCCCACGTGGGCCGTCCGGCCGAGAGATCGCCGGTGGACGGCTACGATGCCCCCGAACATCCCCTGTTCGGCGTCGCGCGGCACTTCCGCGCGGCCGCCGCCCTCTGCGCGGCGCATCCGGAACTCCACATCGTGGGTACCGGGTACAGCTGGCTGCAGAAGTACATGGTCAACGCGGGCGCGGCGAATATCCGCGACGGCCGGGTCACCGTCATGGGATCGGGCAGAGGCGCGTTGGCCTATCCCGATTTTGCGAAAGACGTGGCCGAGCACGGCGAAATGATCCGAAAGAAGAGCTGTATCACGGTCAGTTACTGCACCGCCCTGATGCGCGGGAAGCACAACGAACTCGGCCAGTTCGCCGTCGGATGCGTGCCGCGGGACAAGATTTACGCGGACATCTACAAGGAGATGCTGGATACAGCGCCTGAACCGTAGGGACGGTGAATCTGCGAACCTTCCGGACGGACCGGACCGCCAGCCCGTAACACTGAGGGCGGCCGGTATCGGCCTCCTCCTGTCGGGCCTCATCGGGCTCGGCACGCAGTACCTGGCCGATCGGGGCGGTTACGATTTCATGCTGTTCGCCCACCTGCCCTCCGGCTTCCTGATCCCCTTTCTGGCCCTTGTTCTGCTGCCCAACCTGATCTGCCGGGCCTGCTGCCCTGGCAAAGCGTTAACCCGGACCGAGTTGTTCACGGTCTTCGCCATGGGCTGGGCGGCGTCCATGATGCCCGACCTGGGGGTCACCCGCTACATGGTTTCCGCCATCGCGGCGCCCGCCTACTTCGCCTCCCCCGAAAACCGGTGGGACGAACTCATCCTTCCCCACCTGCCCCACTGGGTCTATCTGAGCGATTCCGAATCGGCCCGGCGATTCTACGAAGGCCTGCAGCCGGGCCAGGGGATCCCGTGGTCCGTTTGGATGACGCCCGTGTTCTGGTGGCTCTGCCTGTTGGCCGCGCTCCTGCTGATCGGCGCCTGCATCGTGGTGATTTTCCGCAGGCAGTGGATGGAGTACGAACGCCTTCGATTCCCCCTGGCGGAAGCGGCCCTGCGGCTTATCGGTGAGGCCGATGAGGACCGGGCTCAGTCACGTCCCGGACGCGGCCGCAATCGCAACCGGCTGTTTATGGCGGGGCTGCTCATCACCTTCTCCGCCATGGCCTGGAACTGTGCGGCATACTCGGGCGCGCTTCCGATGCTGCCCATTCATCCGGGGGCGGTCGCCACCCTGGAAATCGCTCCCTACTTCCCCGGTATACCCCTGTACCTGAACATCTACGCCCTGTCCTTCGCATTCTTCGCGCCCGCGGAGATCCTCTTCAGTCTCTGGTTCTTCCAGCTGTTCGGTGTGTTTGAACAGGGGCTGCTGAGCCGGATGGGCATGTTCTCCACGAGCGGCAGCGTGGTGCAGGGAGGCCTGACCGGCATGCAGTACATGGGCGGCGTTATCGTCTTTGCGGCCTGGCTGGTCTGGATTGCAAGGCGCCACCTGGC
This genomic interval from Gemmatimonadota bacterium contains the following:
- a CDS encoding nicotinate phosphoribosyltransferase, yielding MRQKGSCPIHWSPSLATDLYELTMAAGYFVNERRERATFELFVRDLPARRSWLVAAGLRQAVDYLSALRFSADDIDHLKTLPPFQRIPDVFFDFLSSFRFSGDLWAVPEGTVVFAGEPLIRISAPIIEAQIVETFLLATVNHQTLVATKAARIVEAAAGRGVVEFGSRRAHGPEAGLMAARAAVIGGCIGTSNVEAGRQFGITVYGTAAHSWIMTFESELEAFRAYHRVFPGSTTLLLDTFDPVEAAKLATRIGPSLKGVRLDSGNLADQARRVRGILDEAGMTETRIMLSGDLNEFRIASLVEAGVPVDLFGVGNELVNSPDAPSLSGVYKLCALETPSGTRPVFKLSEGKQTRPYAKQVWRRRDGHGEFVEDRVTRDGEPAGSPEWEPLLGPVMRGGRLEGPMPDLSASGSRAKSQLDSLPARYKRREDAAAYPVRFSAQLSANR
- a CDS encoding NADH:flavin oxidoreductase; the encoded protein is MPKHFRYRSIEDLQQDIDRLGLNEDIPLTEDLDPLWRPIRFGDRTIGNSMAVHPMEGCDGHLDGSPDELVFRRWRLFGEGGAKLIWGEATAVTEEARANTRQLWLHDGNAASFEALLAQTREAHRAVHGRDDDLVIGLQLTCSGRYSYRKPLIAFHDPAADPVTLVDKKRKIPVTPDYPVLTDAELGRVEDALVNTAVLAWKLGFDFVDIKQCHRYLLSELLAARLRDGDYGGSLENRTRLVRNVIGRIREETKDELPLATRMNVYDGIPYTTDPDTGTGTPRAPYPVPYLSGFGVDTDDPLREDLSEPVAVAGLLKEAGIGMINATMGSPYYNPHVGRPAERSPVDGYDAPEHPLFGVARHFRAAAALCAAHPELHIVGTGYSWLQKYMVNAGAANIRDGRVTVMGSGRGALAYPDFAKDVAEHGEMIRKKSCITVSYCTALMRGKHNELGQFAVGCVPRDKIYADIYKEMLDTAPEP
- a CDS encoding UMP kinase, which encodes MRYKRVLVKLSGGALSGQNPWGFDPSAIEYIASEVMKLHAVGVEVGIVAGGGNIFKGELGQDWGIERAEADNIGMIATVINSMMLRGALTSRGAGDVRVMTAIPINTVAEPYIRLRAVRHLEHGCIVLLAAGTGNPYVTTDYPSVLRALELRTEVLLSAKNGTDGIYTSDPRENPDARRYKVISYDSVIQHDLKVMDQTAVLLARDNGLPIHVFDFNSPGAMERICRGEDLGSLITRGTDQFA